The proteins below come from a single Acinonyx jubatus isolate Ajub_Pintada_27869175 chromosome A1, VMU_Ajub_asm_v1.0, whole genome shotgun sequence genomic window:
- the SPZ1 gene encoding spermatogenic leucine zipper protein 1 produces the protein MEVSALSKILKPTPDLNQESLGPRIIIALFEIGSLPPVSWGSLPSLNSSGHQVTEQQTAQKFENLLKEIKDIIKSVTSCGEKITETKDSFEETSISEDVSELKEKIRELDKINKVLLKNLLGSSDLEKEQNVKKQEMILENQNSKDMVQTFGKDLVSHSEENRPLNETQLSKEKANYRHHHIQEENIKLRSNMEQLLQEAEHWNVQHTELSELIRSYQKSQKDIQETLENNGVHFQTQPNNEVSAKHELEEQVKKLEHDTYSLHLIAALLENECQILQQRIELLKELHHQKEGTWRESPIQINCEQDKKKQKLSETEYKEKMQGRDGTSQKKHKVYKSLDACSKKALNNRFNTHIARRDLVGKKRPSSSLT, from the coding sequence ATGGAAGTGTCCGCCCTCTCCAAAATTCTTAAACCTACTCCTGATCTCAATCAAGAGTCCTTGGGTCCTCGGATTATCATTGCCTTATTCGAAATTGGATCCCTTCCCCCTGTCTCCTGGGGTTCTCTCCCTTCCCTAAATAGTAGTGGTCATCAAGTAACTGAACAACAGACTGCACAAAAGTTTGAAAatctcttaaaagaaattaaagacatcatTAAAAGTGTCACAAGTTGTGGAGAGAAGATCACAGAAACAAAAGATTCTTTTGAGGAAACCAGTATTTCTGAGGATGTGtcagaacttaaagaaaaaatcagaGAACTTGACAAGATAAATAAAGTGTTATTGAAAAACTTGCTTGGTAGTTCAGACCTAGAGAAAGAACAGAATGTAAAGAAACAGGAGATGATATTGGAAAACCAGAATTCCAAGGACATGGTACAAACTTTTGGAAAGGATTTGGTAAGTCATTCAGAAGAAAACAGACCCCTTAATGAAACTCAATTAAGCaaggaaaaagcaaattacaGACACCATCatattcaagaagaaaacatCAAACTTAGGAGCAACATGGAGCAGTTACTACAGGAAGCTGAACACTGGAATGTGCAACATACTGAGCTTAGTGAACTAATAAGATCATATCAGAAATCTCAGAAAGACATACAAGAAACTCTTGAAAATAATGGAGTGCATTTCCAAACTCAACCAAATAACGAGGTGTCAGCTAAGCATGAACTGGAGGAACAAGTGAAGAAACTGGAACATGACACATATTCATTGCATTTGATTGCAGCTTTGCTGGAAAATGAATGTCAAATCTTACAGCAGAGAATAGAGCTCCTCAAGGAACTCCATCATCAGAAAGAGGGAACTTGGCGAGAAAGTCCAATTCAGATAAATTGTgaacaagacaagaaaaaacagaaactatCAGAAACAGAGTATAAGGAAAAAATGCAAGGAAGAGATGGTACATCTCAGAAAAAACACAAAGTCTACAAAAGCCTGGATGCTTGTAGTAAGAAAGCGCTTAATAACCGCTTCAATACCCATATTGCAAGAAGAGATCTTGTGGGAAAAAAGAGGCCATCCAGCAGCCTaacttag